A single Gasterosteus aculeatus chromosome 2, fGasAcu3.hap1.1, whole genome shotgun sequence DNA region contains:
- the rhoab gene encoding rho-related GTP-binding protein RhoA-B: MAAIRKKLVIVGDGACGKTCLLIVFSKDQFPEVYVPTVFENYVADIEVDSKQVELALWDTAGQEDYDRLRPLSYPDTDVILMCFSIDSPDSLENIPEKWTPEVKHFCPNVPIILVGNKKDLRNDEHTRRELAKMKQEPVKSEEGRDMAGRIAAFGYMECSAKTKDGVREVFEMATRAALQARRGKKSNKCVVL; the protein is encoded by the exons ATGGCAGCCATCCGCAAGAAGCTGGTGATAGTGGGGGATGGTGCTTGTGGAAAGACCTGCCTTCTGATCGTCTTCAGCAAGGACCAGTTCCCTGAGGTCTACGTCCCCACTGTGTTCGAGAACTACGTCGCCGACATAGAGGTGGATAGCAAACAG GTGGAGTTGGCGCTGTGGGATACTGCGGGTCAGGAGGACTACGACAGGCTGAGACCTCTCTCCTACCCAGACACTGACGTCATCCTCATGTGCTTCTCCATAGACAGCCCCGACAGCCTGG aaAACATCCCAGAGAAGTGGACCCCAGAGGTGAAACACTTCTGTCCCAATGTTCCCATTATCCTGGTTGGAAACAAGAAGGACCTGCGTAACGACGAGCACACGCGCCGAGAGCTGGCCAAGATGAAACAG GAGCCGGTGAAGTCTGAGGAGGGCCGGGACATGGCCGGCAGGATCGCGGCCTTCGGCTACATGGAGTGCTCCGCTAAGACCAAGGACGGCGTGCGGGAGGTGTTCGAGATGGCCACCAGGGCGGCGCTGCAGGCCCGCCGCGGGAAGAAAAGCAATAAATGTGTCGTGCTGTAA